The following is a genomic window from Lycium ferocissimum isolate CSIRO_LF1 unplaced genomic scaffold, AGI_CSIRO_Lferr_CH_V1 ctg383___fragment_3, whole genome shotgun sequence.
GTAATAATCGATCATCTGCACTTTACAGAACAAATCCTTTTCAAGTTCACTCAATTCCAGTACTTCACTTTCAGGATCTGTCATATCAAAACTAACATTAGCATCAACCTAATAGTCTGTTTGGCCAACCTTCAAAAATcttcttattttgaaaagtgcttctcgaaaagtacttttggagagtagcaatttgtgtttgactaatctattgaaaagtaattttttcaataatagAGCAGCAATTTCACTTTGCCAAGGTCCCGAAAGTGTGCTTCTGAAAAAAAACTtctgctactactcaaaaacacttATTCTACTTTATCCAGCTTTTGAAAAACAACTTCTGCTAAATCTCTTAAATAAGCCCTTTtttgaaggggaaaaaaaaaaaacttttgacttctcagaagcttggccaaacaggtcAATACTCAAGCACGAATGAGGCTGCATATTTTGATGTACAGACTTATCGTACCTGCTGAAATGGAATTTGGTGATCTATAAGTCTTTCCACTTCTAAACGGGAACGCCCCAGATAATATGACTTTATCAAACTCCATACTTTCAAAATCACCACTGCTGTTTTTGACCTCAATTTCAATGCCTTTACCGTCACGTCTGACTGAAAGCACTTCTGTTTGGCACATCACGGTTATTGGCAACGATTCACTGACTTTCTTCCACAGGCTCGTGTATCCATCTTTGAAACGTCGAATTTTCCCAGCCATAGACGTTCGAGTGAACTCGTGAATATACGCATAAGGCATGTCTTGAACAAATCCATATCCAGAAGCAGTGTATCCATAAGCAACAGATTTTGGAACAGACGAAAAACCGCGGCTTTCAAGAAATGCAGGTGTCATATCAGAAGCCATATCACTCACAGCATGAATGCCAATTCTACCTGAATCCTTTGCTTTGTCCTGTAAATAAAATGTTAAACCAGGCCTCTCTATAATAACCATCCtccataacaacatttcactataacggccAGGTTTTCTTTTGGAGCCGATTTTTTACGTTAAgctatattatatgttctctataatAGCTTTTCGCATAGCAACCAGAAAATATTTGGACAAAAGAcgccattatagagaggtttgatttTAGTTCAAACAAGCTGAATTTACAAGCTCACTTGTTTGTAGAATGTCAGTGATATAACAGAAATAGACTGACCTGGAGTTCTAATGTCAGTGATATTACAGACACATAATCATCTGCAACTTTATTGTCCTGATAATTCCCTGTTTGGCTATCAATTAATGCAAGTTTGTGAGAGTTTAATTCTACAAGCTCACTTCCTGTTTCCTTTGCCAAATGGAAAATTGTTGGAGCACTATTTGCTGCAAGGACTTGACCTCCAAGATCATAAATTCTTCCTGTTAACACAAAAAATGTGTCATCACTTGAACCTCAATCTAAAACAACTACATATTGAACGCGTTAAAGTAGAAATCAAGGtgaatatggaaaaaaacatataaaatgCGTTCAAGTTATACACACTGacagtataaataatttttacaccAGTAGTGCAACTTAACCAACTATAGCAGTTTATTACCCAATTTTACATGTCAGCGAGCACAGGACATAAACTCTATATACGACATTTGTGTATACCGTCAAGATCATAAAGTCTTCCTGCAACATACAAAATACTTTACGTGTAACAGAATCTCAAACTAAAACAACCTACATATAAAACGAATTTAATTACATACACTGACAGTATAAAAAGTTCTTACACTAGTACTGTAATTTAACCGGCTATAGCAGTTTATACTCTATTTTACACTGTCAGCGCACAGAACATAAACTCTATATATGACATTTGTCTATACCTTCAACATCAACAGATTCACACATGCCACCAACTGAGTGATGTTTCCCGATGACTGTCTCACTTTCACATTAAcaccaacaacatacccaatgaaatcccacaaagtgggtctggggagggtagagtgtacgcagacatTAACCCTACCTTGGGAGGGTAGAGAGGCACTTTCACATTGACAGTACAAAGATTTTTTAATAGTGCAACTTAACCGGCTATAGCAGTTTATTAGTCTATTATACGTTGTCAGTGCACAGAGCATAAACTCTTCATAAGACGTTTTTCCCGTACCTTCAACATCAACAGATTCACACATGCCGCCGACGGAGTGATGTTTTTCGATGATTGTGACACTGTTGTAACCAATATTACACAGTGCATAAGCAGCTGATATTCCACTTGGACCTGCTCCAACTATAGCTATTCTTGTGTTCACAGGAAAACATGGATGTATCTTTGAGAATTTATCTTCAATAGATTTTTTAGCATCCATTTTCAATTGTACCTGTTGatacaaaataagaatttttagcctccaacttcaacttccattatgGTCCAAAGTGTCTAATGAAACAAAAAGGAATTCAAGAAGATATAATCTTGAATTTTGATGATCCAAGTGAGCAAGAATAATAACTTAATGGGAACCGAATAGACTTAGCCTGCCTTGTTATTATTTTAAGTATAGAAGATTTGCTGACTATAATCAGAACTATACATGGCAAAAAGACTAGAACAGAACTTGTTGGTTAAAAAACATTTAATTGATGAAAACAATGGTCTTAATCATTTTTTATCCGGATGTATATGCCAATGTAATGCCAATATATAAAGAAATCTAAAAATAGAAAcaagaagaaacaaagaaaaaatagaaacaaGAAGAAACAAAGAGAAAAGTCTATTCAATAGCAGAATCAACATAATATTCCTCTGTTTGTCACAATTGCTAATATGTTACTCTCTACATcctaatttaagtgtcttaatttgactGAGCACAAATTTTAAggaataaaaatagacttttgaattttgtgatcgtaaaattaaagatgtatgtaatgtattaaaatgtctattgaattttgtggttttaaacttaccatgtatgatatttgaattacaacttattaaatatagaatgagacactctttttgagacagatcaaaaaagaaaagtaaaacacttaaattgaaacggagggagtatttggccttttttttattattaattttctgctaacgtccacaaacaaagggCTACAATGTGAACAATATTTATGCTCCCCCATGGTTTCCACATGGAAGTATTTGCAGCTTTGATAACTccatttattatattttcctccGTTTATTTTTACGTGGCGGGATTTTAGTACAATGGTTAAATGACTTAACTTTTAGTGTGAATTTGGATATAAATTGTTCAAttttttgaatataaaatttACAAGTACCATTGTaccttataataattaataattcaaaatatatacTTTTTCAAAATCGTAGTCAAAGATAATCGCTCTTGACTCCCCAAAAATATAATAGTATCACATAACATGGAACAAACAGAGCACTTCCTCTATTCCAATTTATATAATACACTTTCCATTTTAATTTAtctaaaaaaaatgttacatttttatatttaaaaataatttaacataAATCTTTCcgttttatccttaatgaaataatttacggtcacacaaatatttatgacttgcTTGAGAACAAGCTTTAAAagttttcatttctttcttaaatctCGTGTCTAGTCAAACCATATCACATAAGATAAGCTACTTcgtgagaaaaagaaaaggagccA
Proteins encoded in this region:
- the LOC132044207 gene encoding uncharacterized protein LOC132044207, which encodes MDAKKSIEDKFSKIHPCFPVNTRIAIVGAGPSGISAAYALCNIGYNSVTIIEKHHSVGGMCESVDVEGRIYDLGGQVLAANSAPTIFHLAKETGSELVELNSHKLALIDSQTGNYQDNKVADDYVSVISLTLELQDKAKDSGRIGIHAVSDMASDMTPAFLESRGFSSVPKSVAYGYTASGYGFVQDMPYAYIHEFTRTSMAGKIRRFKDGYTSLWKKVSESLPITVMCQTEVLSVRRDGKGIEIEVKNSSGDFESMEFDKVILSGAFPFRSGKTYRSPNSISADPESEVLELSELEKDLFCKVQMIDYYTTVLKIKGLEHLPVGFYYFEEFMNDPAAIGNPVAMQRFYPDTNIFLFWSYGNSANVEGSTVLRLAVEAVKRIGGEVEMVVLQRRFKYFPHVNSQGI